One genomic region from Natrinema sp. CBA1119 encodes:
- a CDS encoding ParA family protein — protein sequence MAQPAKIAVTNQKGGVGKSTVAINVAGALNQRGRDVLFVDIDPQGNATEDLGMPDAYDEAPPSLFDCLTEPEDRERVTEIVREHEEMDVIPSNIDMTAAEPELTLSRRGGEQLDLLLEYVEDDYDYVIIDCPPNLGNLTDNALFAAQNILIPALAESTSKRAFELLFDHVGSLELDYEITIDEVGVVTNRIDVRKNQAQHMVEWINDAFDDVPVWEVRERADIQYALEDGVSLLEYNPESDMCEVFLEIAAGLDDQFGFAEPEVRT from the coding sequence ATGGCACAACCAGCAAAGATAGCTGTGACGAACCAGAAGGGTGGTGTTGGGAAGTCGACCGTCGCGATCAACGTCGCCGGGGCGTTGAACCAGCGTGGTCGGGACGTGCTGTTCGTCGACATTGACCCGCAGGGCAACGCGACCGAAGACCTAGGGATGCCCGACGCCTACGACGAGGCACCGCCGAGCCTGTTCGACTGTCTCACCGAGCCCGAAGACCGCGAGCGCGTCACCGAGATCGTGCGTGAACACGAGGAAATGGACGTGATTCCGTCGAACATCGATATGACCGCCGCCGAGCCGGAGTTGACGCTGTCCCGTCGCGGCGGGGAGCAACTCGACTTGCTCCTCGAGTACGTCGAAGACGACTACGACTACGTAATTATCGACTGTCCGCCGAACCTGGGAAATCTCACCGATAACGCGCTGTTTGCCGCCCAGAACATCCTGATTCCGGCGCTGGCCGAGTCCACGAGTAAGCGCGCCTTCGAGCTGCTATTCGATCACGTCGGTTCGCTCGAGTTGGACTACGAGATTACGATCGACGAGGTCGGCGTCGTCACGAATCGGATCGACGTGCGCAAGAACCAAGCTCAGCACATGGTCGAATGGATCAACGACGCCTTTGACGACGTGCCCGTCTGGGAAGTGCGAGAGCGTGCGGACATCCAATACGCGCTCGAGGACGGCGTCTCGCTACTCGAGTACAACCCGGAAAGCGACATGTGCGAGGTCTTCTTGGAGATCGCCGCTGGGCTTGACGACCAGTTTGGATTCGCCGAACCGGAGGTGCGTACATGA
- a CDS encoding ISH3 family transposase: MFKTQQADNEIHEDELLNFLVNRLDEEVSLGLSKNAEIDAEVIYEVLVGACADGTSVSTLCGSSENSPAANTILYHLRTKFEPERLERVANTLLRQDVVELLPEQVEVCADLHLRPYYGDEADTDGLYHSEAKRGTTAFHAYATLYARVKNKRYTLAVRRLEDGDTASSVLAEFLGVLDGLDTEVKAVYLDRGFYDSKCLTLLQTHNYAYVVPIIRWGETIQQELSEGWSRVINHDLTGKLDGHSWTVEFPVYIDCTYLNGRYDENGVARHGYAADAPFIDTPRDARYHYSKRFGIESSYRLSEQTIATTTTRDATVRLLYVVVSLLLQNVWRYLHHEYVATPRRGGRRLWWWPYKEFINMVRRAAWTALAVRRAVPANRPPDDRFHR; the protein is encoded by the coding sequence GTGTTCAAGACCCAACAAGCAGACAATGAAATCCACGAAGACGAACTCCTTAACTTTCTCGTCAACCGGCTTGACGAGGAAGTTTCGCTCGGCCTTTCGAAAAACGCTGAAATAGATGCTGAGGTCATCTACGAGGTCCTCGTCGGCGCGTGCGCCGACGGGACCTCGGTCTCTACGTTATGTGGCTCTAGCGAGAACTCACCCGCAGCGAACACGATTCTCTATCATCTGCGGACGAAGTTCGAGCCGGAACGGCTCGAACGAGTGGCTAACACACTCCTTCGGCAGGATGTCGTCGAATTGCTCCCCGAGCAGGTGGAGGTCTGCGCAGACCTCCACCTGCGACCCTACTACGGTGACGAAGCCGACACAGACGGCCTCTACCACTCCGAGGCCAAGCGCGGAACCACCGCCTTCCACGCCTACGCCACACTCTACGCGCGTGTGAAGAACAAACGCTACACGCTGGCGGTGCGCCGTCTCGAAGACGGCGACACCGCCAGCAGCGTCCTCGCTGAGTTCCTCGGCGTCCTCGACGGCCTTGACACCGAAGTCAAGGCCGTCTACCTCGATCGCGGATTCTACGACAGCAAGTGTCTCACGTTACTCCAGACGCACAACTACGCCTACGTTGTCCCGATTATCCGGTGGGGTGAGACGATTCAGCAGGAACTCTCGGAAGGATGGAGTCGCGTCATCAACCACGACCTGACAGGGAAACTCGACGGTCACAGCTGGACCGTCGAGTTTCCGGTCTACATCGACTGTACGTACCTGAACGGACGGTACGACGAGAACGGCGTGGCGCGTCACGGCTACGCCGCTGACGCACCGTTCATTGACACGCCACGCGACGCTCGATACCATTACTCGAAACGCTTCGGTATCGAGTCGAGCTATCGCTTGTCCGAGCAAACGATAGCGACGACAACAACGCGAGACGCGACGGTGAGACTGCTGTACGTCGTAGTAAGTCTGCTGTTGCAGAACGTCTGGCGGTATCTCCACCACGAATACGTGGCGACGCCCCGCCGAGGCGGGCGCCGCCTCTGGTGGTGGCCGTACAAGGAGTTTATCAATATGGTTCGACGGGCTGCGTGGACGGCCCTCGCGGTGCGTCGGGCCGTCCCCGCGAACCGGCCACCAGACGACCGGTTCCACCGGTAG